The Lates calcarifer isolate ASB-BC8 linkage group LG11, TLL_Latcal_v3, whole genome shotgun sequence genomic sequence CTTACATGGCCCTGAGAATCTGTAGTGGATCATTCAAAACATCTCCAATATCAGCAGTGCAGGTGTGAATGGAAAAAATGCCTTGAAGCTAATGCTGGCATACCAGGTTACCATCCAGGGATAATGTGATACCTCCTGCCAAAAGTGTTTTAACAGACTGTTAgtgaaataatgagaaaaatgtcacaagTTTTGCAAAGACATAATGCCTAGGATTACACCAATTATAGTACAAGCCTTTGCCAAATTTTGCCCTCAACATACAGCAGGAGTTGAAGGACATGTCAGAGCAACTTCCAGGATGGTACATAGCACAAAACTATTTTGCTAAGCATTTTTCATAGTTAGTGTCCAAGGACCCTAATACAAGCTGTATAGGAGCAGTATACAATATATCGTGAGTGAGTCATATATTACAAAACAGATAGCAGAGCATTTGTTAGGATATACCAGAGAGCTACTGGCAGTATTAGTGGCCCTGCAGTGGATAGGGGACAGAGGTTCAGTTAAATATTCCTTATGATGTGCAGCATTGAAGATAATGGTGTATTGACACATTTCCTTTGGGTTcctgctgatgtttgtgtggAGGAAAATGAGCAGGTGAGTATTCTGTCCAAAAAACATTCTGAATTAAGCATGTAGACCTATAAGTCCCATTAAGCAAAGCTTAGTGTAAGGACTATGAACAAGAAGTGTGGCAAAGAGTATTAAGAGGACAATGAAACCAGAAGACATTTATGCAATTGTTtatacaaaaacatgtctgtGGTGGGAGGATGGCGTAGCAAAcaaagggaggaaggaaaaggtCATTCAGGACTCAACCATATATGATATAAAATAGGCAGACACCTAACTGGAAAATGCACACATTGTAGTCATTGAGAAATAGTCAACATGCATTAGTTTATTATAGGAAATACAATAAGAGAAATCACCTTCTTCAGTCACTAAGGAAGGCAAAATATAATTATATGGAAACCAATTAAGGCGAATACTTGATTTTTTCCAAGGCTAAGACGTGGACATACCGGAATAAATCCAactctttatttaaatgtgtttttgttatgttCCTGAAAATGCAATGGAAAAAGCAAGGGATTTTAGGAATGGCTAAAAAACGAAGggatgttgttttgttttgttttgttttgttttgtttgtttgtttgtttgtttgtttgtttgtttgtttgtttgtttggttggttggtttttgATAACCTGAAATACTGAAGGCCATGATGTTACGCACTCATGTTACGCAGGTACACTAGGTGGCGGTATGCACACGCTGGCACACATTGGTTCGTGACCCGCCATTGaattgaagaagaagaagaagaagaagaaaggaagggtggtggtggtggtggtgaagaaGAAGATATCACCAAGGATTATGGGTAAATTGACGAGTGAAGTCTGCAGAAGTCTGCAGAAGTCTGCATCCTGAGGCCCCTTGTGGACCTGGTAAATTGTAGATTTGGTCAGCCTTCAGCACTTACGGGCTTCCGGGGAACGAGTCCTTTAAGTCAGTGAGTGTGGTGAAGGCAGCACATTTGGATTCGGCCACACTCTCCAAATCTCACTCTATTACaggtgaaacaaaaaaaatctaagtatATATTAATAGTTAGAATTAGCTCATGACCAGAGCAATGCATAATGCTACCAGAGAAACATAGCTGTGATACATTTTCTGTCGAACTCGTTACAGTTGTGAACAGCAGCGGTACCTCACGTGCTACAGGTCTTTGCTAGCTAGCTGACAGTACAGCACAGATACAGCTACCTAGTTAAATGCTAATAACTATTGAGCCAGACAGTAAAAAAATCTTCATGGAAACGTTAGAGACCAGCACAGATTTTGAGCTGTTGCTGTTAAAGACCAGTGAAATATGGCTGCTCTACAACATGTAGTGTACACAGCTAATTACTATTTAACGACGTTATATTTTAGAAGTCTGCTTTTAGTCGTCGACGTCCATGACATGTCTGTACACAAACAAGTAAAATTTGCTCAGTTGAAAATGTTACTCCTCATTAAACTGGTAGCCATATGCTACTGCTGCTTTGAAACTAACAAACTTAAATACTAATAATAGTATGTCGTAGGATTGTATCACATATGCCATGTAGGCTATCCATGCCCcatcaaaataaagaaatggcTAGACTCGATAGAAAACCCTAGCTAACAAGTAATCTTAAGGGAACGGTCTCGCGTCCTACAGCGTTCGCAGAATGTTCCCCCGAAAATCATTTGCTGGGGAATGTGTAAGGGTTGGAGAGGGAACTGAAGCACCACACTTGAGATGAAGTTTCTGAAATTTAGTCCCAGAGATTCTCCATAGACTATGGTGGAACTACTGTGTGCTACAACAAAGCAAGACAAGTATCTTTCATATTCTATTTCATTGTGTACTTTTTTAATTCTGTCCAGTGTTTGTTGTGATGCCAAGTAGGAAACCATGTTTTTTTGCAGGGTCTTTAATGAGGTCTTGTGGTCTCTTGAGTGGTGAAATCAACTGTGATGGCTAAGCTCCAAGGCTTTGACTTCTGGAATAACACCCTGAAAGCGGCACGCTTTGTGGTGGCACCCATGGTGGACCAGAGTGAGCTGGCCTGGCGTCTGCTGAGCCGACGACATGGTGCTCAGCTCTGTTACACCCCCATGCTGCACGCTCAGGTATTTGTCCGTGACGCCAACTACAGAAGAGAAAACCTCTACAATGAGGTTTGTGAAGAGGACAGACCTCTCATCACACAGGTGAGGATCTACACCAGCAAAGTCTTTTACAGATTGTTAATGATGGCAGATTTAAGTGCTGGTGGAAATCCCACAGCATGTTTTTCAGAGTTGTAACAAGGCTTATGTGAAGTTACACACACTTGCATTAATATTGTTCCTCATGTAATGTTAGATGTAAATCACAGTGTTCCATTCCCTGGGTGTCAGTTTTGTGCCAATGATCCAGAGGTGTTCCTTGAGGCAGCTCTGCTGGCCCAGGACTACTGCGATGCCATCGATCTCAACCTGGGCTGTCCGCAGATGATAGCTAAAAGAGGTACACATGGTTTCTACAGAAAATAACCCTCTAATTCTTATCCAGTGGTCTTAACTAGTGGACAACTAACCTGTTCTGATGCTTATTTCTAAGGGCACTATGGAGTCTTCTTACAAGATGAATGGGAGCTGTTAGAAAAAATGAGTAAGTCTAGTCATCTCTGGGTTCAGTAAACATATCAGCACAACAGAAACCTCAGTAGTTTATTCATCTAAAACCTTACAATTTGAAAATGAGgttaaaactaaatgaaaactaACCTTTGAAAGTTAGAACTATGATAACAAGTATGAAATTTTTcatcaatgaataaaaactaactgaaaatgtgaaagaatgaaaagtaGATGTTTTATTGCAAAGTCTAGACTGTAGCTGCTGATTAGCCAAACTGTTTTCCTCCGCAACCAAAATGATCTCTTGACCTGTTGCGCTACCATTACTTAGAAACACCCTCCAGAGTTATGTCTCTGTCAGTAATGTTGTTTGACGTTACCTACTCGTGGAAGAATCTGATATATTGACTAAATTCATCTACACTATACTGAGAATTGCACAAGAAATGGtgacaaaataagacaaattccaaagacatgcagactAACGTATCAGTGAAGAAAAGGAGACCAAaatgtctttcattttgttgcCTAAGACTAGtttaaaactaacaaaaaagactgaaatttTACTACAACTAATTTTTGTCAAGACAAAGACTAGAACTAAATGAAAATCAGGTGTCAAAATTAACACTACTTATAAATCACCACAGTTTTCTCATCTCAAACTAAAATGTCATTCTTATTTTACAGTCAGGTTAGCCAATGAAAAGCTCTCGGTGCCCATCACATGTAAGATCCGTGTGTTCAAGGAGATTGAAAAGACAGTCTGCTATGCCCAGATGCTGGAAAAAGCTGGATGTCAGGTATGATCACAGTGATAAATTTAATCCACCACCCATCCACTCAAGTCAGTGCAGCTCATTCTGCACCCTCAACCCTGTTCTCCCATAACACATCCtccctccatttttttctttcattttctttttttttctttgtagtgCTATTTTTAGTTTAAGTAACTGATgtcactgttgttgctgttactTTTATCAGTTATTTTCACTCTGGTATTTTTTGTAAGGGTGGGCAATTTTAACACAAATTTTGTCTTTCCAATTTTGAAATGTCGATAACATCtagatttatttgtttgcaccatttaaaacacagtgatacatTAAAGACACAGTTGTCAAGCGGTCATTAAAACCTAagttaaaatttattttaaacattaaacaaagtTCTAATCAGTAgtcaataaataacacaaatttTACTCAGGACTTAAGATGTAAAAATGTTAGTAGTTGTTGTTAATTGTTGTTAGTGataactgtttatttttgagaCCTTGAGATACAGAGGAATTGGGTTGTACGCCTATCAGCACTGCCATCTTGTAGGTAATCGTTGTCTTGGTTTGTGAACATAGCTTAGTATTACTAGGTACAAAATTGTCAGATTGCCCACCCCCAATTCTTTGTTGTCACATTTAGGAAGAATTATAAATGTCTTAAAAGTCcctaaatttgttttttttccctcctgtttctTTCCCAGCTGCTTACAGTGCATGGCAGAACCAAAGACCAGAAAGGAGCCATGACTGGTATTGCTAGCTGGGAGCACATCAAGGCAGTACGGTGAGTTAATCTGAACATGTGTGCAGTTTTCCAATGGTCTGTTCAACAAATTAACGCACCACTGtccaatattaaaataaaatcaaatgactTATAGCTCTGGACTTTTCCCCTGATTTTCCTGATACAAATCATTTTCATGAattgttttctgtggttttgcCACAGGAAGGCAGTTAATATTCCAGTGTTTGCTAATGGCAACATTCAGCACCTGAGTGACGTGGAGCGCTGCATTCAGGAGACAGGGGTTCAGGGAGTTATGAGTGCAGGTTAGGGATGCTTGTGTAGTGTCTCATTTTGTGAGTTTTTTCATTACACACATTCTCTCCTAATTCATTGGTGTCAATAGATGATTTATAATTTACATTACTGTAAAGGTTATGCATTGTTTTGAAACTACTGcctatgttctttttttatattatttttagaGGGGAACCTCCATAACCCAGCAATATTTGAGGGCCGTAGCCCCCCAGTGTGGGAGATGGCTGAGGAGTATCTAGAGGTGGTGAAGCAGTATCCTCCCTGCACTCTGTCCTATGTACGAGCCCACCTCTTCAAGCTCTGGCACCACACGTATGTCTGTCCACTACACTCTGCAtgtgagagagatttttttttgggggggggtgaaTGTCCTGGAAAAAATATTAGGATTGATATCACAAATCAGTGTGAAAAGAATGAAAGGGCCAGAGCACTATCTGAATGCACTTTATACCTGACCCATGGCTGCAAGGCTTCTATATACTGagttgcaggtgtgtgtgtgtttgtttgtttgtttaggcTACAGATCCACCAGGACCTGAGGGAGGAGTTAGCCAAGGCAAAGAACCTCGAAGGTTTGGCTGATGTCAGCAAAAAGCTGAGGCTGCGCTGCCAGGTAACTCTCCACTGACCATGGTCACTAAGGCTAGTGGTCCAGACAAATAAGTGAGTGGAGTGGTCTTTGTGCTCCTAATCCACCCTCTCCCTTCTCTGGCCACGTTGACAACACTGTTAGCTGAGTAGATATCACAATCATGAAATCACAATCctttgtttgttaaatatattcAGTTGTCAGTTAGGCCtagattttattgttgttgttgtactatATTTTGACACTTGTGTCATGATAGATAAAATTGTATGCTTTTATCTGGTTAGCCTGTAGCTTGCTCTATCTGCCTACCTGTTTTAGACTATGTGCAATCCTTTAGGTTGGTATATGGAGCACTGGTCACTTGAAAGTAAGGTAGATAATTATAATCCAGTAGAGGAGCTTGGTGGCACTAGTGTCAGCTTGGCTACCCATGTTAGCCACTTGAGCCTCGTCATGCACTTCATAGCAGTCCATTAAGAGTCTCCTGAAGAGATCTTGCTTAATGGGTGCTACTTACTTTTCCCAAGCTGCCTGTATAGGGTCTTGGATGATGGCTTCAGGCTGCCCACCACATGGCATATAAATTGGGTCCCATACTTGTTAAACATGCCTGAGACTTCTAACGATAGCCAATGTTGACTAAAATCTTTTCGATCCAACTTGTCAACGTGACAGAGCTGTTTAGTGAGACTTATCCAAGCAGACTGGAATACTGGACGAAGGTTGATTGCTGAGGATGGTTTTCCATACCAATAacttcatgtgtgtttgcaaaggAGGAAATAGCCAAAGGAAAGGatgtggaagagagagaggacagccTGCCCTTCCCCCACTGGATCTGTCAGCCATACGTCAGACCAGTGTGAGTCACCACACTGTTTTTATTggtctatatatatatatatatatatatcttttcaTTGAGATAGTTTCATAAAGTCATACAACAGCACACCTCCAATCAAAAGAGGTTCTATcctgacagaagaaaagaaaagctttttgaCTAACTGACGACTGACTACACCTTACAGGCCAAAGGAGCCAGTTGCCAACGGTAACAGCCAGGGTTCAGAGGTGAAGAAAACTGTGTGTCAGAAGAGAGCCCTGGAGGACTCTGATGGATCTCCTGACACACTTTCCAAAAACAAGCAGAAGAAGAGATCCCGCAACCCCAACAAGAACTTCTGCCCTGAGCAGAAACGTGAGTCTAACCCATCACTTTCTGCTCAAATTGCTGAGTTCCTAATTTGAAATACAAAGTCTGacagtctctcttctctccataGCCAAATACATCAAATGTGAACAGTGTGGGAACCCAAAGGTAAGCAGTCAgtttaaacactgtgtgtgtatgtgtttcagtTGATTCATGGTGACAGAGGAGCCCAAATAGAGTTGAGTGCTGATGTACATATATCAGTCAGTCACTGTATGTATCACAGATCTCCACTAGCCCAAGGAAATATCAAGTGTGAAAGATTTGTTGTAATGATGAAGTTTGTTATAAAAATAGAATGTTTGTAAAATGGTAAATATAAATATCTAAGGGATTTTCATGAAATACTCCCTTTGTAAAGGAACCTACATGAAATTCTCTATGTACTGCATAAAGTATTTTCACAAGAGCCTTCTAGTGCAATTGTCCACACTAACACttgacattgttttattttgctgtgcAGGGAAATAAGTGTGTCTTCAACCTGTGTAGAGGCTGCTGTAAGAAAAAGGCCTACAAGGAGGTGGCAGACTGTCCAagtcagtacacacacacacacacacacatacacacagagataacAGTGTCAGAAAAATTGTGcatatgttgtgtgttgtgtgtatgctgtttttgttaatataTTTGATAAGATTTGTCTTTTGAGagtaaaacttttttccaaCCAAATGTTAGCCAAGTTTTATGTGAAAGTCTTGAAAAAAGGCAAATCAGTGTATTCTCACAACTATTGTTACATGCATAATCTCAGAATTTACAATACGATGACTATtcatacagtggtggaaaaagtttggacaccccatgcatttgtgaaatattgcattaagaatcactcttagttcttcaagtgcaatttcttttagtacagtcacagccaacaTACTAAACAcatcctaaaaaaaaacattaaacacttaaaattgattggttccataaatATACATGAGAAATgttgagtattgggtcattttggtaccagtgatccactaatgaaggtcgtgctttttattaaaagacatcATTCTTGTTGCTGTGCttcatgtctatataaagccagcacatctgaaagttcttcagagacaaaaatggctaaaacaaggaaccaaacgcaggaaacacacctgaagatagAGATtcaggaagggtacagctgctgTCAGATAGCCAGggagtgcagatgcagtccttcagcagttggatacactctgcagagaaatacagacgaaccaacagcttggaagacaaaccaagatctgggcgtccaagggtttcttcagcaagaaaagACCGCATCCTGatccgcatgtgcagggaaaaccaccGAATGACATCACaagagcttcagcagcagtggtcaaaccaaactgatgtccagtgttccacctgcACTGTACATGGCCGACTTctagatcatggcttaaggtcctacaaggctgtcaagaagcccctgatcaatgagagacagaggataGCCCGGCatcgttgggcccaagcacacaagaactagacagccaggaactggaagaagattctgtggtcagatgagtccagtttccagctttatcctcctgataatgtgagggtacgcagaaggccaggccaagctttatctccagcatgtacagtacctactgtcatggtggaggcagtatcatggtttggggatgcattagtgctgctggtgttggtcatctcactgtctgtgatggaaCATTGAACTCTGCAGTATTGTGCCATTCTGGAAACCtacatg encodes the following:
- the LOC108898508 gene encoding tRNA-dihydrouridine(16/17) synthase [NAD(P)(+)]-like isoform X1, whose amino-acid sequence is MAKLQGFDFWNNTLKAARFVVAPMVDQSELAWRLLSRRHGAQLCYTPMLHAQVFVRDANYRRENLYNEVCEEDRPLITQFCANDPEVFLEAALLAQDYCDAIDLNLGCPQMIAKRGHYGVFLQDEWELLEKMIRLANEKLSVPITCKIRVFKEIEKTVCYAQMLEKAGCQLLTVHGRTKDQKGAMTGIASWEHIKAVRKAVNIPVFANGNIQHLSDVERCIQETGVQGVMSAEGNLHNPAIFEGRSPPVWEMAEEYLEVVKQYPPCTLSYVRAHLFKLWHHTLQIHQDLREELAKAKNLEGLADVSKKLRLRCQEEIAKGKDVEEREDSLPFPHWICQPYVRPVPKEPVANGNSQGSEVKKTVCQKRALEDSDGSPDTLSKNKQKKRSRNPNKNFCPEQKPKYIKCEQCGNPKGNKCVFNLCRGCCKKKAYKEVADCPSHGLRFKTKAEKRKADEDNRKEGSATETEKSSSSPRPLPHLNTGLQEQSQAHLPL
- the LOC108898508 gene encoding tRNA-dihydrouridine(16/17) synthase [NAD(P)(+)]-like isoform X2 translates to MIAKRGHYGVFLQDEWELLEKMIRLANEKLSVPITCKIRVFKEIEKTVCYAQMLEKAGCQLLTVHGRTKDQKGAMTGIASWEHIKAVRKAVNIPVFANGNIQHLSDVERCIQETGVQGVMSAEGNLHNPAIFEGRSPPVWEMAEEYLEVVKQYPPCTLSYVRAHLFKLWHHTLQIHQDLREELAKAKNLEGLADVSKKLRLRCQEEIAKGKDVEEREDSLPFPHWICQPYVRPVPKEPVANGNSQGSEVKKTVCQKRALEDSDGSPDTLSKNKQKKRSRNPNKNFCPEQKPKYIKCEQCGNPKGNKCVFNLCRGCCKKKAYKEVADCPSHGLRFKTKAEKRKADEDNRKEGSATETEKSSSSPRPLPHLNTGLQEQSQAHLPL